In Mobula hypostoma chromosome 18, sMobHyp1.1, whole genome shotgun sequence, one genomic interval encodes:
- the sprn gene encoding shadow of prion protein yields MNKTTATCWMLVLLVAILCEGVTCKGGRGGARGSARGSARGRFRATRVRPKYSSWSRSYGSRARVAAAGAAAGVAAGVMAGRLQRSRLTWDEGIQGYVSKNCSLERNCTSEAGVYGYRAWTSSAVTLWFSSSLPPMCVLLTLKYFHL; encoded by the coding sequence ATGAATAAAACGACAGCCACGTGCTGGATGCTCGTTCTGTTGGTGGCCATCCTTTGCGAAGGTGTGACCTgcaagggagggagaggaggagcccGAGGCTCGGCGCGTGGCTCAGCTCGCGGGCGATTCCGCGCTACGCGAGTGCGGCCCAAGTACTCCAGCTGGAGCCGGTCCTACGGCTCCAGGGCGCGGGTGGCTGCGGCAGGGGCCGCTGCCGGCGTTGCGGCTGGAGTCATGGCCGGGAGGCTGCAGAGATCCAGGCTGACCTGGGACGAGGGCATCCAGGGGTACGTAAGCAAGAACTGTTCTCTGGAGAGGAACTGCACGTCAGAAGCGGGAGTCTATGGTTATAGAGCGTGGACATCTTCTGCTGTGACATTGTGGTTTTCCTCTAGTTTACCACCCATGTGCGTTCTACTGACCTTGAAATATTTCCACTTGTAA